One genomic window of Bos taurus isolate L1 Dominette 01449 registration number 42190680 breed Hereford chromosome Y, ARS-UCD2.0, whole genome shotgun sequence includes the following:
- the LOC132344638 gene encoding testis-specific Y-encoded protein 1-like — MSRPFTSAPAGDQGQAQEERVRQSEEGGSILGPQTFLIVSPAWTFQPPIVTPGKEATLFRVEAVEDSKALVDEDVVGIEWEFQLLAEDSTKEVEVVTDDERQQGFSQELEEKTVEEQGWERPGGPSELPALDELQALAALRVELSSEHEKNHRAYIRFMHKSHQRRKSHLAWRSAIIQGIPGFWAKAIMNHPQVCIMISNQDKDFLSYMIDLKVQRYPRFHCKLIFSFWENPYFLNTVIIKKYYLDITGHRACCSTPVHWIWGFERGALSHKLHTRSLKFLNWLSGYNCSELNRIAEIINEDVWNDPLKYYSREEGSSMRGN; from the exons ATGTCTCGTCCCTTCACATCTGCACCAGCTGGGGATCAGGGCCAGGCCCAAGAGGAGAGAGTGAGGCagtcagaggaaggagggagcatcctgggaccccagacctttTTAATTGTGAGCCCAG CCTGGACCTTCCAGCCACCAATTGTTACGCCAGGCAAAGAGGcaaccctcttcagggtggaggcagtggaggacAGCAAGGCCCTGGTAGATGAAGACGTGGTGGGGATCGAGTGGGAGTTTCAACTATTGGCGGAAGACAGCACCAAGGAGGTAGAGGTTGTGACAGATGACGAGCGGCAACAGGGgttctcccaggagctggaggaaaaaacggtggaggagcagggctgggagaggcCCGGAGGCCCGAGTGAGCTTCCAGCGCTAGATGAGCTGCAGGCGCTGGCCGCCCTTcgggtggaactgagctctgaacatgagaaaaaccacagggcctacatTCGATTCATGCACAAGAGCCATCAAAGGAGGAAGAGTCACTTGGCTTGgaggagtgccatcatccagggcatccctggcttctgggccaaagct attatgaaccaccctcaagtttgcatcatgatcagcaaccaagataaagactttctcagctacatgattgacttgaag GTGCAGAGATATCCACGGTTccactgcaagctgatcttttccttttgggagaacccctacttcttgaacacggtgatcattaaaaagtattaccttgacatcactg GTCATAGGGCATGTtgttccactccagtccactggatCTGGGGCTTTGAACGGGGAGCACTCAGCCACAAGTTGCACACCAGGAGCCTTAagtttctcaactggttgtcaggctaCAACTGCTCAGAAttgaacaggattgctgag ATCATCAATGAAGACGTATggaatgatcccctgaagtactactcCAGGGAGGAAGGTTCCTCCATGAGaggtaactga